Proteins from one Zavarzinia compransoris genomic window:
- a CDS encoding DUF3034 family protein: MSYSFARLAGAAALALPFVTTTLPAGAGDLFDSARPTATGGVNTIEGSGGGGLATWALITGYGSGEAIGGSAYTTFAKTDDYTLTSSGVAIGLFNRVELSFAQLGFDTEAIGAKLGVGKNKTFFTNIAGIKVRAFGDALDQEKWWLPQVAVGAQYKDSGHENILTAIGSKDSSGVDYYVAATKAILDWKLLINGTLRLTKGNQFGLLGFSDDYELQPEIGVEYLLTSNFIIGAEYRFKPDNLAFAKEDDWKDIHIAYFPVKNVSFTVAYVDAGSIANEDDQQGLYASLQVSF; this comes from the coding sequence ATGTCCTATTCGTTTGCGCGCCTTGCCGGCGCGGCCGCCCTCGCCTTGCCCTTCGTCACCACCACGCTGCCCGCCGGCGCCGGCGACCTGTTCGATTCCGCGCGGCCGACCGCGACCGGCGGCGTCAACACCATCGAGGGCTCGGGCGGCGGCGGGCTGGCCACCTGGGCGCTGATCACCGGCTACGGCTCGGGCGAGGCCATCGGCGGCAGCGCCTATACGACCTTCGCCAAGACCGACGACTACACGCTGACCTCCAGCGGCGTCGCCATCGGGCTGTTCAACCGGGTCGAACTGTCCTTCGCCCAGCTCGGCTTCGATACCGAGGCGATCGGCGCCAAGCTCGGCGTCGGCAAGAACAAGACCTTCTTCACCAATATCGCCGGCATCAAGGTGCGCGCCTTCGGCGACGCCCTGGACCAGGAAAAATGGTGGCTGCCCCAGGTCGCCGTCGGCGCCCAGTACAAGGATTCGGGCCACGAGAACATCCTGACCGCCATCGGTTCCAAGGACAGCAGCGGCGTCGACTATTACGTCGCCGCGACCAAGGCGATCCTCGACTGGAAGCTGCTGATCAACGGCACGCTGCGCCTGACCAAGGGCAACCAGTTCGGTCTCCTCGGCTTTTCCGACGACTACGAGCTGCAACCCGAAATCGGCGTCGAATACCTGCTGACGTCCAATTTCATCATCGGCGCCGAATATCGCTTCAAGCCCGACAATCTCGCCTTCGCCAAGGAAGACGACTGGAAGGATATCCATATCGCCTATTTCCCGGTGAAGAACGTCTCCTTCACCGTCGCCTATGTCGACGCCGGTTCGATCGCCAACGAAGACGACCAACAGGGCCTCTATGCCTCGCTGCAGGTTTCATTCTGA
- a CDS encoding SulP family inorganic anion transporter gives MAARPAEPGFVELFTPKLVTTLREHYGRADFKADAVAGLTVAIVALPLSMAIAIASGVTPDRGLYAAIVGGFIVSALGGSRFQIGGPAGAFIVLVATTVATHGVDGLLLATLMSGVMLAAIGFLRLGTYIKFIPYPVTVGFTAGIGVIIFASQVKDLLGLTLAGTEPAAILPKLEAIGAALPTANVPTIAISVLTVGLILGLKRWRPHWPGMLIAVTAAAVAASLLPLPVETIGSKFGGIPQSLPMPSLPPLSLAKMADMLPAAIAFTLLGAIESLLSAVVADSMSGRRHRSNCELVAQGMANVASALFGGICVTGTIARTATNVRAGAHGPIAGMLHSLFLLAFVLLAAPLASAIPLAALAAVLAVVAWNMVERHAFATLFRTSRGDTLVLMATLLLTVFRDLTEGIVVGFTLGALLFLHRMAQSVEVESELPLVADDQADRPERYDPSLARDAKVVVHHITGAFFFGAAANVGAVLDRIGETPRAYVLDFSSVPFLDSTAAATIEGFVRKAERLGAVVDIAGARPAIRRTLLAHGVRRPRARFHASLDDAVTAAREAAE, from the coding sequence ATGGCCGCAAGGCCCGCTGAACCCGGTTTCGTCGAGCTGTTCACCCCGAAGCTCGTCACCACCCTGCGCGAGCATTACGGCCGCGCCGATTTCAAGGCCGATGCGGTCGCCGGCCTGACCGTCGCCATCGTCGCCCTGCCGCTGTCGATGGCAATCGCCATCGCCTCGGGTGTCACGCCGGACCGCGGGCTCTATGCCGCCATCGTCGGCGGTTTCATCGTTTCCGCGCTCGGCGGCAGCCGGTTCCAGATCGGCGGCCCGGCCGGGGCCTTCATCGTCCTGGTCGCCACCACCGTCGCCACCCATGGCGTCGACGGGCTGCTGCTGGCGACCCTGATGTCCGGGGTCATGCTCGCCGCGATCGGCTTCCTGCGCCTCGGCACCTATATCAAGTTCATTCCCTATCCGGTCACCGTGGGCTTTACCGCCGGCATCGGCGTCATCATCTTCGCCTCGCAGGTGAAGGACCTGCTGGGGCTGACCCTGGCCGGGACCGAGCCGGCGGCGATCCTGCCCAAGCTCGAAGCGATCGGCGCCGCCCTGCCCACGGCCAATGTCCCGACCATCGCCATTTCCGTGCTCACCGTCGGGCTGATCCTGGGGCTGAAGCGCTGGCGGCCGCATTGGCCGGGCATGCTGATCGCGGTGACCGCGGCGGCGGTCGCGGCCAGCCTGCTGCCCCTGCCGGTCGAGACCATCGGCAGCAAGTTCGGCGGTATCCCGCAAAGCCTGCCGATGCCCAGCCTGCCGCCCCTGTCCCTGGCAAAAATGGCGGACATGCTGCCGGCGGCCATCGCCTTCACCCTGCTCGGCGCGATCGAGAGCCTGCTGTCCGCCGTCGTCGCCGACAGCATGAGCGGCCGGCGCCACCGGTCCAACTGCGAACTGGTGGCGCAAGGGATGGCCAATGTCGCCTCTGCCCTGTTCGGCGGGATCTGCGTCACCGGCACCATCGCGCGCACCGCGACCAATGTCCGGGCCGGCGCTCATGGTCCGATCGCGGGCATGCTGCACTCCCTGTTCCTGCTTGCCTTCGTGCTGCTGGCGGCGCCGCTGGCCAGCGCCATCCCGCTGGCGGCGCTGGCCGCGGTGCTTGCGGTGGTCGCCTGGAACATGGTCGAACGCCATGCCTTCGCCACCCTGTTCCGCACCTCGCGCGGGGATACGCTGGTCCTGATGGCGACCTTGCTGCTGACCGTGTTCCGCGACCTGACCGAGGGCATCGTGGTCGGCTTCACCCTGGGCGCCCTGCTGTTCCTGCACCGCATGGCGCAATCGGTCGAGGTCGAGAGCGAACTGCCCCTCGTCGCCGACGACCAGGCCGACCGGCCCGAGCGCTATGACCCCAGCCTGGCGCGCGATGCCAAGGTCGTCGTCCACCACATCACCGGCGCCTTTTTCTTCGGCGCCGCGGCCAATGTCGGCGCCGTGCTGGACCGGATCGGCGAGACGCCCCGGGCCTATGTCCTGGATTTCTCCAGCGTGCCCTTCCTCGATTCGACCGCCGCCGCCACCATCGAAGGCTTCGTGCGCAAGGCCGAGCGCCTGGGCGCGGTGGTCGATATCGCCGGCGCCCGCCCGGCCATCCGCCGCACCCTGCTCGCCCATGGCGTGCGCCGGCCGCGCGCCCGCTTCCACGCCAGCCTGGACGATGCCGTCACCGCCGCGCGGGAGGCGGCCGAATAG
- a CDS encoding SfnB family sulfur acquisition oxidoreductase — translation MTVHEPIKAPEGVPGLPRPSTPAHVIKSDAEAIEVAHKVAAEILKGASDRDQNRTLPVAEIDLYSQSGLWSINVPKAFGGPEVSYKTLVKVIEIISAADPSIGQITQNHLGIVAAIRTVSDEAQQALLFGEVLAGVRLGNAFSEFGSKRAADFETSFTDHGDHVIVTGKKFYSSGAILAQLVPIVATDDQGRAWYVIADRNAPGLTVINDWSSFGQRTTFSGTVIIDQVKVPKDHVVPGYKGYEKPSADGAIFQIIQVAVDTGIARAAIDDTIQFVKTKSRPWIDSGLEKASDDPYTIQAVGRLTLRLHAAQALLYQAAEAIDDALVQPTADKVAWAQIVTAEAKVLSTEIALEATNVLFELAGTRATLAEHNLDRHWRNARTHTLHDPVRWKYAILGNYFLNDVKPPFHAWS, via the coding sequence ATGACCGTCCATGAACCCATCAAGGCGCCGGAAGGCGTGCCGGGCCTGCCCCGGCCCTCGACGCCCGCCCATGTGATCAAATCCGACGCGGAGGCGATCGAGGTCGCCCACAAGGTCGCGGCCGAGATTCTGAAGGGCGCCTCCGACCGCGACCAGAACCGCACCCTGCCGGTCGCCGAGATCGACCTCTATTCGCAAAGCGGCCTCTGGTCGATCAATGTGCCGAAGGCATTCGGCGGGCCCGAGGTTTCCTACAAGACCCTGGTCAAGGTGATCGAGATCATCTCGGCCGCCGATCCGTCGATCGGCCAGATCACCCAGAACCACCTCGGTATCGTCGCCGCCATCCGCACGGTCTCGGACGAGGCGCAGCAGGCCCTGCTGTTCGGCGAAGTGCTGGCGGGCGTCCGCCTCGGCAATGCCTTTTCCGAATTCGGCTCGAAGCGCGCCGCCGATTTCGAGACCAGCTTCACCGACCACGGCGATCACGTCATCGTCACCGGCAAGAAATTCTATTCCTCGGGTGCCATTCTCGCCCAGCTGGTGCCCATCGTCGCGACCGACGACCAGGGCCGCGCCTGGTATGTGATCGCCGACCGCAATGCCCCGGGCCTGACCGTGATCAACGACTGGTCCAGCTTCGGCCAGCGCACCACCTTCTCGGGCACGGTGATCATCGATCAGGTGAAGGTGCCGAAGGATCACGTCGTGCCGGGTTACAAAGGCTATGAGAAGCCTTCCGCCGACGGCGCGATCTTCCAGATCATCCAGGTCGCGGTCGATACCGGGATTGCGCGGGCCGCGATCGACGACACGATCCAGTTCGTGAAGACCAAGAGCCGGCCCTGGATCGACAGCGGTCTCGAAAAGGCGTCCGACGATCCCTATACCATCCAGGCCGTGGGCCGGCTGACGCTGCGCCTGCATGCGGCCCAGGCGCTGCTCTATCAAGCGGCGGAAGCGATCGACGACGCCCTGGTCCAGCCGACGGCGGACAAGGTCGCCTGGGCCCAGATCGTGACCGCGGAAGCCAAGGTGCTGTCGACCGAGATCGCGCTCGAGGCGACCAATGTCCTGTTCGAACTGGCCGGCACCCGCGCGACCCTGGCCGAGCATAACCTCGACCGTCACTGGCGGAATGCCCGCACCCATACGCTGCACGATCCCGTGCGCTGGAAATACGCCATCCTCGGCAATTATTTCCTGAACGACGTGAAGCCGCCGTTCCACGCCTGGAGCTGA
- a CDS encoding beta-class carbonic anhydrase, producing the protein MTDSQIYREVTAANETYVAGFGDKGALALPPARGFAILTCMDARLDPAKYAGLSEGDAHVIRNAGGRASDDAIRSLVISHKLLGTREWFVIHHTDCGMELFTSEIIGDLLTEDLSTAGFDGKTWSNPEKKGGSVAGQYINWLTIRDQAESVTHDVRRIRSHPLVPGSIPVYGFIYDVRSGRLIEVPAATDAGRIAA; encoded by the coding sequence ATGACCGACAGCCAGATCTACCGCGAGGTGACGGCCGCCAACGAGACCTATGTCGCCGGCTTCGGCGACAAGGGCGCGCTGGCCCTGCCGCCGGCGCGCGGCTTCGCCATCCTCACCTGCATGGATGCCCGCCTCGACCCGGCGAAATACGCCGGGCTTTCGGAAGGCGACGCCCATGTCATCCGCAACGCCGGCGGCCGGGCCTCCGACGATGCCATCCGCTCCCTCGTCATCTCCCACAAATTGCTAGGGACGCGGGAATGGTTCGTGATCCATCACACGGATTGCGGCATGGAACTCTTCACGTCCGAGATCATCGGCGACCTGCTGACGGAAGATCTCTCGACCGCCGGCTTCGACGGCAAGACCTGGTCGAACCCGGAGAAGAAGGGCGGTTCCGTCGCCGGCCAGTACATCAACTGGCTGACCATCCGCGACCAGGCGGAAAGCGTCACCCACGACGTCCGCCGCATCCGCAGCCACCCGCTGGTACCCGGCAGTATCCCGGTCTACGGCTTCATCTACGATGTCCGCAGCGGCCGGTTGATCGAGGTGCCGGCAGCGACCGACGCCGGCCGCATCGCTGCCTGA
- a CDS encoding alpha/beta hydrolase, producing MAVRHSFQRAALKGLFSLPRPLLVRMGGGRPVVRQGRTLDPHLQLMVSLATRQGPLETRPIHHSRHLQRVMATALGGGITAMARIDQRRAPGPHGDIPLRLYVPKGLPRGPAPMLVFFHGGGFVLGDLDSYDPLCTFLADRSRCLVLSVGYRLAPEHRFPAPIEDALAVWRHVVADPGDYGADPERIGVGGDSAGGHLSAVLSQQAKRAGDPLPAYQCLIYPVTDLTRTWPSHDDYGDGFLLDRSTMAWFKDQFLHPDTDLSDPRISPLQAESLAGLPPATVILAGFDPLKDEGRAYADALGAAGVPVSVLAFETLIHGFASMPGISRGAKRALGEVADAVRTDFVRA from the coding sequence ATGGCCGTTCGTCATTCGTTTCAGCGCGCAGCCCTGAAGGGCCTGTTCAGCCTGCCCCGGCCGCTGCTGGTGCGGATGGGCGGCGGCCGGCCGGTCGTCCGCCAGGGCCGGACCCTGGATCCGCACCTGCAATTGATGGTCAGCCTCGCGACCCGCCAGGGGCCGCTAGAAACCCGCCCGATCCATCATTCCCGTCACTTGCAGCGGGTGATGGCGACGGCGCTGGGCGGCGGCATTACCGCCATGGCGCGCATCGACCAGCGCCGGGCCCCCGGGCCCCACGGCGACATTCCCTTGCGCCTCTATGTCCCGAAGGGCCTGCCGCGCGGGCCGGCACCCATGCTGGTGTTCTTCCACGGCGGCGGCTTCGTCCTGGGCGATCTCGACAGCTATGATCCGCTCTGCACTTTTCTCGCCGACCGCTCGCGCTGCCTGGTGCTGTCCGTCGGCTATCGCCTGGCGCCGGAACACCGCTTTCCGGCCCCGATCGAGGATGCCCTGGCGGTCTGGCGCCATGTCGTGGCCGATCCGGGCGATTACGGCGCCGATCCGGAGCGCATCGGCGTCGGCGGCGACAGTGCGGGCGGCCATCTCTCGGCCGTGCTCAGCCAGCAGGCGAAGCGGGCGGGCGATCCGCTGCCGGCCTATCAATGCCTGATCTATCCGGTGACCGACCTGACCCGGACCTGGCCCTCCCACGACGATTATGGCGACGGCTTCCTGCTCGACCGGTCGACCATGGCCTGGTTCAAGGACCAGTTCCTGCACCCGGACACGGACCTGAGCGATCCCCGGATCTCGCCGCTACAGGCGGAAAGCCTGGCCGGCCTGCCGCCGGCGACCGTCATCCTGGCCGGTTTCGACCCCCTGAAGGACGAGGGGCGCGCCTATGCCGATGCCCTGGGCGCCGCCGGGGTCCCGGTCTCGGTCCTCGCCTTCGAGACGCTGATCCATGGTTTCGCCTCCATGCCCGGCATTTCGCGCGGGGCGAAACGCGCGCTCGGCGAGGTCGCGGATGCGGTCCGCACGGATTTCGTCCGCGCCTGA
- a CDS encoding DUF4253 domain-containing protein encodes MAMAVSASPLGLHSARGEAGVPGFPFDIVEVPRAGAIAAWEGLRSAGRGYPLIVGKRAEAVRMAENLFSSPPRHSTAEVLALAAGIDFPADFVAYRQGRDAEAQAWFEEFTREHPEIMQNPEITPPLPPSSGDGIILRPWQDGMVWDAERPMGTWPAQPGTMGPWFVETDEACCGDTVVIAFIPVADWTEVPAALYWGDWNDCPAAEYHVAALRSWRDRFGAELVSMGFDTLDLRVRQRPAGRDAAVALARELHLYCSDTIDQGFGTVNAYAASLAASDWWNFWWD; translated from the coding sequence ATGGCCATGGCGGTTTCCGCCTCGCCGTTGGGGCTGCATTCCGCGCGGGGCGAGGCCGGCGTCCCGGGCTTTCCCTTCGATATCGTCGAGGTTCCGCGCGCCGGGGCCATCGCAGCCTGGGAGGGCCTGAGATCCGCCGGCCGCGGCTATCCCCTGATCGTCGGGAAGAGGGCGGAAGCCGTGCGGATGGCCGAGAATCTTTTTTCCTCCCCGCCGCGGCACTCGACGGCGGAAGTCCTCGCTCTTGCCGCCGGCATCGATTTCCCGGCCGATTTCGTCGCCTATCGGCAAGGGCGGGACGCCGAGGCGCAGGCGTGGTTCGAGGAATTCACCCGTGAGCATCCGGAAATTATGCAGAACCCGGAAATCACGCCGCCCCTGCCGCCGTCATCGGGGGACGGCATCATTCTCCGCCCCTGGCAGGACGGGATGGTCTGGGATGCCGAGCGGCCCATGGGCACCTGGCCGGCGCAGCCGGGGACCATGGGGCCCTGGTTTGTAGAGACGGACGAGGCCTGCTGCGGCGATACGGTGGTGATCGCATTCATCCCCGTCGCGGATTGGACGGAGGTTCCGGCCGCGCTGTACTGGGGCGACTGGAATGATTGCCCGGCGGCGGAATATCATGTCGCGGCGCTGCGCTCGTGGCGGGACAGGTTCGGCGCGGAATTGGTTTCGATGGGGTTCGATACGCTGGACTTGCGGGTCCGGCAGCGCCCGGCCGGCCGGGATGCGGCGGTCGCGCTCGCCCGGGAACTGCATCTCTATTGCTCGGACACGATCGACCAGGGCTTCGGCACCGTGAATGCCTATGCCGCCAGCCTGGCGGCCAGCGACTGGTGGAATTTCTGGTGGGATTGA
- a CDS encoding helix-turn-helix domain-containing protein: MMTAAQMRAARALLGIDQKTLAELSGVSLPTIQRMEASEGNVRGVVDSLTKVVEALDRAGVELIGENAPSTGGGRGLRLKPPKPPGRP; this comes from the coding sequence ATGATGACTGCCGCGCAAATGCGGGCCGCACGCGCCCTTCTCGGCATCGACCAGAAAACCCTGGCCGAGCTTTCGGGCGTATCCCTGCCCACCATCCAGCGCATGGAAGCCAGCGAGGGCAATGTCCGCGGCGTGGTGGACAGCCTGACCAAGGTGGTCGAGGCCCTGGATCGCGCCGGTGTCGAGCTGATCGGGGAAAACGCGCCGAGCACGGGCGGCGGCCGGGGCTTACGCCTGAAGCCGCCGAAACCGCCCGGCCGCCCCTGA
- a CDS encoding SfnB family sulfur acquisition oxidoreductase: MTVIPRIDPATAPRVNSSASFTARPKPVTPAQVIADDAGAIAAAEQLAPLFAADAALRDREGLLPIAELDAYSQSGLWGINIPKAYGGAEVSYATLGKVIEIISAADPSIGQITQNHLVLSVHLALDGTEAQKRELFDLVLKGYRFGNAFSELHSKNVVAFETIIRFEGDDAIVNGRKFYTTGALFAHIVPIISVTTEGEGYIAFADREAPGLTVTNDWSSFGQRTTASGSVTIENVRVPRSRVIPIKVFDRPTAAGAISQFIQAAVDTGIGAGAIRDAIDFVRSTSRAWIDSGKDKASEDPFTIQAIGELEIGLHAAQALVERAGRLIDAALADPTEEKVNAATVATAEAKVLSTRIALEASNRLFELAGTRATLAEHNLDRHWRNGRVHTLHDPARWKPYHIGNFYLNGASAPRHPWS; the protein is encoded by the coding sequence ATGACCGTCATTCCCAGGATCGACCCGGCCACCGCGCCGCGCGTCAACAGCAGCGCCTCCTTCACCGCCCGGCCGAAGCCGGTCACCCCGGCCCAGGTCATCGCCGATGACGCCGGGGCGATCGCCGCCGCCGAACAGCTGGCCCCGCTCTTTGCCGCCGATGCAGCGCTGCGCGACCGCGAGGGCCTGCTGCCCATCGCCGAACTGGACGCCTATTCGCAAAGCGGCCTCTGGGGCATCAATATTCCGAAGGCTTACGGCGGCGCGGAAGTTTCCTATGCCACCCTCGGCAAGGTGATCGAGATCATCTCGGCCGCCGATCCCTCGATCGGCCAGATCACCCAGAACCACCTCGTGCTCAGCGTGCATCTGGCGCTGGACGGCACCGAGGCGCAGAAGCGCGAGCTGTTCGATCTGGTCCTGAAGGGTTACCGCTTCGGCAATGCCTTCTCGGAACTGCACAGCAAGAATGTGGTCGCCTTCGAGACCATCATCCGCTTCGAGGGTGACGACGCCATCGTCAACGGCCGGAAATTCTATACGACCGGCGCGCTCTTCGCCCATATCGTGCCCATCATCTCGGTCACCACGGAAGGCGAAGGTTACATCGCCTTCGCCGACCGCGAGGCCCCGGGCCTGACCGTAACCAACGACTGGTCCAGCTTCGGCCAGCGCACCACGGCATCGGGCAGCGTCACGATCGAAAACGTCCGCGTGCCGCGCAGCCGGGTGATCCCGATCAAGGTCTTCGACCGGCCGACGGCGGCGGGCGCCATCTCGCAGTTCATCCAGGCGGCGGTCGATACCGGCATCGGCGCCGGCGCCATCCGCGACGCCATCGATTTCGTGCGCAGCACTTCCCGCGCCTGGATCGACAGCGGCAAGGACAAGGCCAGCGAGGATCCCTTTACCATCCAGGCGATCGGCGAGCTTGAAATCGGCCTGCATGCGGCGCAGGCCCTGGTCGAGCGGGCGGGCCGCCTGATCGACGCGGCGCTGGCCGATCCGACCGAGGAAAAGGTCAATGCGGCGACCGTCGCCACCGCCGAGGCCAAGGTGCTGTCGACCCGCATCGCCCTCGAGGCCTCGAACAGGCTGTTCGAGCTGGCGGGCACCCGCGCGACCCTGGCCGAGCACAATCTCGACCGGCACTGGCGGAACGGCCGGGTTCACACCCTGCACGACCCCGCGCGCTGGAAGCCCTATCACATCGGCAATTTCTACCTGAACGGCGCCTCCGCCCCCCGCCATCCCTGGAGCTGA
- a CDS encoding ABC transporter substrate-binding protein, giving the protein MSIRQAISRLALAAAVVGGLGSLPAKADGEIYFPLQSYRVGPYAAGGTGFFGGFIDYLNLINERDGGVNGVKFVWDECETEYKVERGVECYERTRSTHQPVGPAAYNPLSVGIAYALIDRATADKIPLITINHGRTDSTDGRVFPYVFPLQLNPWSEASATVNYIGQQLGGLDKLKGKKIAVLYHGSPYGKETIPIFELLAKKYEFEVTQIEVPHPGNEQQAQWLTIRRLKPEYVVLRGWGVMNPVALKTAVKTGFPVDHIIGNVWSNSEEDVIPAGDAAKGYVSVTTHPSGTDFPVVKEIVETVYGKGLGNLADKGRIGSVYHNLGIVNGILNVEAVRIAQAKFGNRPLTGEEVQWGFDHLVIDEKRVAELGAAGLLQTIKVTCADHEGGGAVKFQQWDGQKWNVVSDWVASDRALLRPLIEQSSEAYAKEKGITLRDCSADNPS; this is encoded by the coding sequence ATGTCCATTAGACAAGCCATCAGCCGCCTGGCCCTGGCGGCTGCCGTCGTCGGCGGCCTCGGCAGCCTGCCGGCCAAGGCCGACGGCGAGATCTATTTCCCGCTGCAATCCTATCGCGTCGGGCCCTATGCCGCCGGCGGCACCGGCTTCTTCGGCGGCTTCATCGACTACCTGAACCTGATCAACGAGCGCGACGGCGGCGTCAACGGCGTCAAATTCGTCTGGGACGAATGCGAGACCGAATACAAGGTCGAGCGCGGCGTCGAATGCTATGAACGCACCCGTTCCACCCACCAGCCGGTGGGGCCCGCCGCCTATAATCCGCTCTCGGTCGGCATCGCCTATGCCCTGATCGATCGCGCGACTGCGGACAAGATCCCGCTGATCACCATCAACCACGGCCGCACGGATTCGACCGATGGCCGCGTCTTCCCCTATGTCTTCCCGCTCCAGCTCAATCCCTGGTCGGAAGCCTCGGCCACGGTCAACTACATCGGCCAGCAGCTGGGCGGCCTCGACAAGCTGAAGGGCAAGAAGATCGCCGTGCTCTATCACGGCTCGCCCTACGGCAAGGAAACCATCCCGATCTTCGAGCTTCTCGCCAAGAAGTACGAATTCGAGGTGACCCAGATCGAAGTGCCGCACCCGGGCAACGAGCAGCAGGCGCAATGGCTGACCATCCGCCGCCTGAAGCCCGAATATGTCGTGCTGCGCGGCTGGGGCGTGATGAACCCGGTGGCCCTGAAGACCGCGGTCAAGACCGGCTTCCCCGTCGATCACATCATCGGCAACGTCTGGTCCAATTCGGAAGAGGATGTGATCCCGGCCGGCGATGCCGCCAAGGGTTACGTCTCGGTCACCACCCATCCCTCGGGCACCGATTTCCCGGTGGTGAAGGAAATCGTCGAGACGGTCTACGGCAAGGGCCTGGGCAATCTCGCCGACAAGGGCCGCATCGGCAGCGTCTATCACAACCTCGGCATCGTGAACGGCATCCTGAATGTGGAAGCCGTGCGCATCGCCCAGGCGAAATTCGGCAATCGCCCGCTGACCGGCGAGGAAGTGCAATGGGGCTTCGACCACCTGGTGATCGACGAGAAGCGCGTGGCCGAACTGGGCGCCGCCGGTCTCCTCCAGACCATCAAGGTAACCTGCGCCGACCATGAGGGCGGCGGTGCCGTGAAGTTCCAGCAGTGGGACGGCCAGAAGTGGAACGTGGTCAGCGACTGGGTCGCCTCCGACCGCGCGCTGCTCCGCCCCCTGATCGAGCAATCGTCCGAGGCCTATGCCAAGGAAAAAGGCATTACGCTGCGCGATTGCTCGGCGGACAACCCGAGCTGA
- a CDS encoding ABC transporter ATP-binding protein has translation MTGAPLLVVEDIEVVYQQAILALRGLSLHVDAGRAVTLLGANGAGKSTALKAVSNLLRAERGRVTRGRILFEGQDIGRLDTADLVEAGVIQVLEGRRCFPQLTVEENLISGAVSRRLRGRALRSALDRVYDLFPRLVPKRGLNAGYTSGGEQQMVAIGRALMARPRLIALDEPSMGLAPLVVEEIFAILHRLRDEEGISLLVAEQNAAVALAHADHAYIIENGRAVVDGPAAEIAARPDVRDLYFGLKTSEERTFHA, from the coding sequence ATGACCGGGGCACCGCTGCTCGTCGTCGAAGACATCGAGGTCGTCTACCAGCAGGCCATTCTCGCCCTGCGCGGCCTGTCGCTGCATGTCGATGCCGGGCGGGCGGTGACCCTGCTCGGCGCCAATGGCGCCGGCAAGAGCACGGCCTTGAAGGCCGTCTCCAACCTGCTCCGGGCCGAGCGCGGCAGGGTCACGCGCGGCCGCATCCTGTTCGAAGGGCAGGATATCGGCCGGCTGGACACGGCCGATCTGGTCGAGGCCGGGGTGATCCAGGTGCTCGAGGGCCGCCGCTGCTTTCCGCAGCTGACGGTCGAGGAGAACCTGATCAGCGGCGCCGTGTCCCGCCGCCTGCGCGGGCGGGCGCTGCGGTCCGCCCTTGACCGGGTCTACGACCTCTTCCCCCGGCTGGTGCCGAAGCGCGGGCTCAATGCCGGTTACACTTCCGGCGGCGAGCAGCAGATGGTGGCGATCGGCCGGGCCCTGATGGCGCGGCCGCGCCTGATCGCGCTCGACGAACCCTCGATGGGCCTCGCCCCCCTGGTGGTCGAGGAAATCTTCGCCATCCTGCACCGCCTCCGCGACGAGGAGGGGATCAGCCTGCTGGTTGCCGAACAGAATGCGGCGGTGGCGCTGGCCCATGCCGATCACGCCTACATCATCGAGAACGGCCGCGCCGTCGTCGACGGTCCGGCGGCGGAAATCGCCGCCCGGCCCGATGTCCGCGACCTTTATTTCGGCCTGAAGACATCGGAGGAAAGGACGTTCCATGCCTGA